Proteins encoded by one window of Bacteroidia bacterium:
- a CDS encoding cbb3-type cytochrome c oxidase subunit I, with the protein MDVKHTADVAIEHHDDHTHDHEHHETFWTKYIFSQDHKTIAKQYLITAIIMAFFGMYMSLIFRLQLGFPDTKFAFLESLIGKWGKGGRLDPGFYMALVTIHGTIMVFFVLTGGLSGTFSNLLIPLQVGARDMASGFLNMLSFWFFFLSCAVMTYSVYIETGPAAGGWTVYPPLSALPQAMPGSGLGMTLWLVSMVFFIVQSLLGGINYICTVINLRTKGMSMTRLPLTVWAFFITAILGVLTFPVLFAAALLLVFDRSFGTSFYLSDIFIGGVALPQSGGSPVLYEHLFWFLGHPEVYIIILPAFGLTSEVLSTMGRKPIFGYKAMVGSLMAIAFLSCIVWGHHMFVTGMNPFLGAVFTFTTLLVAIPSAVKVFNYLATLWRAKIQLTPAMCFAIGLVSLFISGGLTGIILGDSALDINVHDTYFVVAHFHVVMGASAIFGMLAGVYHWFPRMFGRMMNKTLGYVHFWLTLIAVYGVFFPMHFIGLGGVPRRYYSNSAYEGFDVFLNINTIITLFAFLAAIAQVIFLFNFVYSIFKGKKAPQNPWHSNTLEWTSPAGTGIHGNWSGPVPTVYRWPYDYSKPGADDDYIPQTIPFSQTKNSNLPGEE; encoded by the coding sequence ATGGACGTAAAACATACAGCAGATGTTGCAATAGAACATCACGATGATCACACACATGATCACGAACATCACGAAACATTCTGGACAAAATATATTTTCAGCCAGGACCATAAAACCATTGCCAAACAATATCTGATTACAGCAATCATTATGGCATTTTTCGGAATGTACATGTCATTAATATTTCGTTTGCAATTAGGATTTCCTGATACCAAATTTGCTTTTCTGGAAAGTTTGATTGGTAAATGGGGTAAAGGTGGAAGACTAGATCCGGGATTCTATATGGCGCTTGTAACAATACATGGAACCATTATGGTGTTCTTTGTTTTAACAGGTGGACTTAGCGGAACTTTCAGTAACCTGCTTATTCCTTTACAAGTTGGTGCACGTGATATGGCATCGGGCTTTTTAAATATGCTAAGCTTTTGGTTTTTCTTCCTGTCTTGCGCAGTAATGACTTATTCCGTTTATATTGAAACAGGCCCAGCAGCAGGAGGATGGACAGTATATCCACCATTAAGTGCCTTACCACAAGCAATGCCGGGTTCTGGCCTTGGTATGACACTTTGGTTGGTGAGTATGGTTTTCTTTATTGTCCAGTCGTTACTTGGGGGTATCAATTATATCTGTACGGTAATCAATCTTCGTACAAAAGGAATGAGTATGACCAGGCTTCCATTAACAGTATGGGCATTCTTTATTACTGCAATACTTGGTGTATTGACATTCCCGGTTCTTTTTGCAGCAGCATTACTTTTGGTATTTGACAGAAGTTTTGGAACAAGTTTTTACCTTTCAGATATTTTTATTGGCGGAGTAGCTTTACCACAATCAGGTGGAAGTCCTGTGTTGTATGAGCACTTGTTCTGGTTCTTAGGTCACCCCGAAGTATATATTATCATACTTCCTGCATTTGGTTTGACATCTGAAGTGTTGTCAACAATGGGTCGTAAACCAATATTTGGGTACAAAGCCATGGTTGGCTCATTAATGGCCATTGCATTTTTATCATGTATTGTATGGGGACACCACATGTTTGTAACAGGAATGAATCCTTTCCTTGGGGCTGTATTTACATTTACCACATTACTTGTAGCAATTCCTTCAGCTGTTAAAGTGTTTAATTACTTAGCTACTTTATGGCGAGCAAAAATACAACTCACACCGGCCATGTGTTTTGCAATTGGATTGGTGTCGTTATTTATTTCCGGTGGATTGACCGGAATTATTCTTGGTGATTCAGCATTAGACATCAATGTACATGATACCTACTTTGTTGTTGCCCACTTTCACGTTGTAATGGGTGCATCAGCAATATTTGGAATGTTAGCCGGTGTTTATCATTGGTTTCCTAGAATGTTTGGCCGAATGATGAATAAAACCTTAGGTTATGTACATTTCTGGCTGACACTGATAGCTGTTTATGGTGTATTTTTCCCAATGCACTTTATAGGACTTGGTGGTGTTCCAAGAAGATATTATTCAAATTCTGCTTATGAAGGTTTTGATGTGTTTTTAAATATAAACACAATAATTACTCTTTTTGCTTTCCTTGCGGCAATTGCACAAGTTATTTTTCTTTTCAACTTTGTCTATTCCATCTTTAAAGGAAAGAAAGCACCTCAGAATCCATGGCATAGTAATACACTTGAATGGACATCGCCTGCAGGAACAGGTATTCATGGCAATTGGAGTGGTCCTGTACCAACAGTTTATCGTTGGCCTTATGACTACAGTAAACCAGGCGCAGATGATGATTATATTCCTCAAACAATTCCTTTTTCGCAAACAAAAAACTCAAACCTTCCGGGTGAAGAGTAA